Proteins co-encoded in one Inmirania thermothiophila genomic window:
- the def gene encoding peptide deformylase: MAKLTILHFPDSRLRNRAEPVERVDDEVRRLVDDMFETMYDAPGIGLAATQVNVPRRVVVIDVSEARDQPLCLINPEILAAEGEEVSEEGCLSVPGVYERVRRAARVRVRALDREGAPFELDAEGLLAVCIQHELDHLEGRLFIDRLSELKRERIRKRLEKLRRQTM; this comes from the coding sequence ATGGCCAAGCTGACGATCCTGCACTTCCCCGATTCGCGGCTGCGCAACCGCGCCGAGCCGGTGGAGCGGGTCGACGACGAGGTGCGCCGCCTCGTGGACGACATGTTCGAGACCATGTACGACGCGCCCGGCATCGGTCTCGCCGCCACCCAGGTCAACGTCCCGCGCCGGGTCGTGGTCATCGACGTCTCCGAGGCCCGCGACCAGCCCCTGTGCCTGATCAACCCCGAGATCCTCGCCGCCGAGGGCGAGGAGGTGAGCGAAGAGGGCTGCCTCTCGGTGCCCGGGGTCTACGAACGGGTGCGCCGGGCGGCGCGGGTGCGGGTGCGTGCCCTCGACCGCGAGGGCGCGCCCTTCGAGCTCGACGCCGAGGGGCTGCTCGCGGTGTGCATCCAGCACGAGCTGGATCACCTCGAGGGGCGGCTCTTCATCGACCGCCTCTCCGAGCTCAAGCGCGAGCGCATCCGCAAGCGGCTCGAGAAGCTGCGCCGCCAGACCATGTGA
- a CDS encoding LysM peptidoglycan-binding domain-containing protein translates to MHARILSWILALLAAGAAAAAGDAVALRDGHPERYVVRRGDTLWDIASRFLRDPWRWPDIWHINPQIANPHLIYPGDEILLSFDAEGRPQLTVRRGRPTVKLSPRVRATPLREAIPPIPFEAVRQFLDESRVVLSREELERAPYIVESLDGHLVNGSGNRIYVRSIPPTDRLRYGVYRPGRTFTDPDTGEILGHEALFVGTAALQRVGDPATLVLTHTVREALIGDRLLPVGEERSADTFYPHAPPRGTRGRIIAVVDGVSQIGQYQVVVLDLGRTDGIEAGHVLAVHRAGGTVRDVVSPEPRETVRLPDERSGLVMVFRPFERVSYALVMEAERPIHVLDPVTAP, encoded by the coding sequence ATGCATGCACGCATTCTGAGCTGGATCCTCGCCCTCCTCGCCGCCGGCGCGGCGGCCGCTGCAGGCGACGCCGTCGCCCTGCGCGACGGCCACCCGGAGCGCTACGTGGTGCGCCGCGGCGACACCCTCTGGGACATCGCCAGCCGCTTCCTGCGCGACCCCTGGCGCTGGCCCGACATCTGGCACATCAACCCCCAGATCGCCAACCCCCACCTGATCTACCCCGGCGACGAGATCCTGCTGAGCTTCGACGCCGAGGGGCGCCCGCAGCTCACGGTGCGGCGGGGTCGGCCGACGGTGAAGCTCTCGCCGCGGGTGCGCGCGACCCCCCTGCGCGAGGCCATCCCGCCCATCCCCTTCGAGGCCGTCCGCCAGTTCCTGGACGAGTCGCGGGTGGTGCTGAGCCGCGAGGAGCTCGAGCGCGCCCCGTACATCGTCGAGAGCCTCGACGGCCACCTCGTCAACGGCAGCGGCAACCGCATCTACGTGCGCAGCATCCCGCCCACGGACAGGCTGCGCTACGGCGTCTACCGCCCGGGCCGCACCTTCACCGACCCCGACACCGGCGAGATCCTCGGCCACGAGGCCCTCTTCGTCGGGACCGCCGCGCTGCAGCGGGTGGGCGACCCGGCCACGCTCGTGCTCACCCACACCGTGCGCGAGGCCCTGATCGGCGACCGCCTCCTGCCCGTGGGCGAGGAGCGCAGCGCCGACACCTTCTATCCCCACGCCCCGCCGCGCGGGACCCGCGGGCGCATCATCGCGGTGGTCGACGGCGTCTCCCAGATCGGCCAGTACCAGGTGGTGGTGCTCGATCTCGGCCGCACCGACGGCATCGAGGCCGGGCACGTGCTCGCCGTGCACCGTGCCGGGGGCACCGTGCGCGACGTGGTCAGCCCCGAGCCGCGCGAGACCGTGCGGCTGCCCGACGAGCGCTCGGGCCTGGTCATGGTCTTCCGCCCCTTCGAGCGCGTGAGCTACGCCCTCGTCATGGAGGCCGAGCGCCCCATCCACGTGCTCGATCCGGTCACCGCCCCCTGA
- the rsmB gene encoding 16S rRNA (cytosine(967)-C(5))-methyltransferase RsmB, translating to MSGAAAGRTEQVRAAAARVVARVVGDGVSLEAALPPARAALGGREGALLQELVYGTLRWQPRWAAVAARLMRRVPRGRDLEVAALVWVGLYELAELATPAPAAVAAAVDAARALGRGWAAGLVNAVLRRFLRERGALLAAVEADEVARLAHPRWWLQRLRRDWPAHWQALAVAGNRRPPLVVRVAGERAAWRARLAAAGVDALPHPYAPQALVLRRPLEVTRLPGWAEGALSVQDAAAQLAVPLLAARPGQRVLDACAAPGGKTGQLLQSVPGLEVVALEQDAVRAGRLRETLARLRVSAEVRVADAADPGCWWDGRPFHRILLDAPCTGSGVVRRHPDIKHLRRASDPAAMAARQRRLLDALWPLLAPGGILVYVTCSVFAEENHGWLGPWLAARPDARELPVRASWGRALPVGRQVLTGEAGMDGFYYARLRKEGAVPGGGS from the coding sequence GTGAGCGGGGCCGCCGCGGGGCGGACGGAGCAGGTGCGCGCCGCCGCGGCGCGCGTGGTGGCGCGCGTCGTCGGCGACGGCGTCTCCCTCGAGGCCGCGCTGCCCCCGGCGCGGGCGGCGCTCGGCGGGCGCGAGGGGGCGCTCCTGCAGGAGCTGGTCTACGGCACCCTGCGCTGGCAGCCGCGCTGGGCGGCGGTGGCGGCGCGGCTGATGCGGCGGGTGCCGAGGGGGCGCGACCTCGAGGTGGCGGCCCTCGTCTGGGTGGGTCTCTACGAGCTCGCCGAGCTCGCCACCCCGGCGCCGGCGGCGGTGGCGGCGGCGGTGGATGCGGCGCGCGCCCTCGGTCGCGGCTGGGCGGCGGGCCTGGTCAACGCCGTGCTGCGCCGCTTCCTGCGCGAGCGCGGGGCGCTGCTGGCGGCGGTGGAGGCCGACGAGGTGGCGCGCCTCGCCCACCCGCGCTGGTGGCTGCAGCGGCTGCGGCGGGACTGGCCGGCGCACTGGCAGGCGCTCGCGGTGGCGGGCAACCGGCGTCCGCCTCTGGTGGTGCGGGTGGCGGGGGAGCGGGCGGCGTGGCGGGCGCGGCTCGCCGCCGCCGGGGTCGACGCCCTGCCCCATCCGTACGCCCCCCAGGCGCTGGTGCTGCGCCGGCCGCTGGAGGTGACGCGGCTGCCCGGCTGGGCGGAGGGGGCGCTGAGCGTGCAGGATGCGGCGGCGCAGCTCGCCGTGCCCCTGCTCGCGGCGCGCCCCGGGCAACGGGTGCTGGACGCCTGCGCCGCCCCCGGGGGCAAGACCGGGCAGCTGCTGCAGTCCGTGCCGGGGCTGGAGGTGGTGGCCCTGGAGCAGGATGCGGTGCGCGCCGGGCGGCTGCGCGAGACCCTGGCGCGGCTGCGGGTGTCGGCCGAGGTGCGGGTCGCCGACGCCGCCGATCCGGGGTGCTGGTGGGACGGCCGCCCCTTCCACCGCATCCTCCTCGACGCCCCCTGCACCGGCAGCGGCGTGGTGCGCCGCCACCCCGACATCAAGCACCTGCGCCGGGCCTCGGACCCGGCGGCGATGGCGGCGCGGCAGCGGCGGCTGCTGGACGCCCTTTGGCCGCTGCTGGCGCCGGGCGGTATCCTCGTCTACGTCACCTGCTCGGTGTTCGCCGAGGAGAACCACGGCTGGCTGGGGCCGTGGCTGGCCGCGCGCCCGGACGCGCGCGAGCTGCCGGTGCGGGCCTCTTGGGGGCGGGCGCTGCCGGTGGGGCGGCAGGTGCTGACGGGAGAGGCGGGGATGGACGGCTTCTACTACGCGCGTCTGCGCAAGGAGGGCGCGGTCCCGGGGGGCGGGTCCTGA
- a CDS encoding DUF4390 domain-containing protein, protein MRALALVLALAAAPAAPAAEAPGVVVRHADTRLVEEVYRLSARIDYRLSPAAGEALANGVPLTFEVTVEVVQPRRWLWDETLATVRLRSRLRFHALSGRYVLVNLNSGARRTFRRLEAALAAAGTLEAVPVLDRRLLAPGGRYQARLRARLDIEALPAPLRPLAYLSPGWRLASEWYAWRLES, encoded by the coding sequence ATGCGCGCGCTGGCGCTGGTGCTGGCGCTCGCCGCGGCGCCGGCGGCGCCGGCCGCCGAGGCCCCGGGGGTGGTGGTGCGCCATGCGGACACCCGCCTCGTGGAAGAGGTCTACCGCCTCAGCGCCCGCATCGACTACCGCCTCTCCCCGGCCGCGGGCGAGGCGCTGGCCAACGGCGTGCCCCTCACCTTCGAGGTAACGGTGGAGGTGGTGCAGCCGCGGCGCTGGCTGTGGGACGAGACGCTCGCGACGGTGCGGCTGCGCAGCCGCCTGCGCTTCCACGCGCTGAGCGGGCGCTACGTGCTCGTCAACCTCAACAGCGGCGCCCGGCGCACGTTCCGCCGGCTGGAGGCGGCGCTGGCCGCGGCCGGCACCCTCGAGGCGGTGCCGGTGCTGGACCGGCGGCTGCTCGCCCCGGGCGGGCGCTACCAGGCGCGGCTGCGGGCGCGGCTCGACATCGAGGCGCTGCCGGCGCCGCTGCGCCCGCTGGCCTACCTGTCGCCGGGCTGGCGGCTGGCCAGCGAGTGGTACGCGTGGCGGCTCGAGTCCTGA
- the fmt gene encoding methionyl-tRNA formyltransferase encodes MAASPLRVIFAGTPAFAVPSLEALLGAGHAVVAVYTQPDRPAGRGRRPRPSPVKEAALAAGLAVRQPRTLRDAAEQAALAALGADLMVVVAYGLLLPPPVLAAPRLGCVNVHASLLPRWRGAAPIQRAILAGDGETGVCLMQMDEGLDTGPVLARAATPIGPEETAGELHDRLAGMGARLLVEALPALARGELAPVPQDEAQATYAEKLAKEEAVLDFARPAEELARRVRAFNPWPVAEARLDDGTRLRVWRARALPGGGGEPGRVLAAGREGVDVATGRGVLRILELQRPGGRPLAAGDFVNALPLAGRRLGPAAGAAVG; translated from the coding sequence ATGGCGGCCTCTCCCCTGCGCGTGATCTTCGCCGGCACCCCGGCGTTCGCGGTGCCGAGCCTCGAGGCCCTGCTCGGGGCCGGCCATGCGGTGGTGGCGGTCTACACCCAGCCCGACCGGCCCGCCGGGCGCGGCCGGCGGCCGCGGCCGAGCCCGGTCAAGGAGGCGGCGCTGGCGGCGGGGCTCGCCGTGCGCCAGCCGCGGACCCTGCGCGATGCGGCCGAGCAGGCCGCGCTCGCCGCGCTCGGCGCCGACCTCATGGTGGTGGTGGCCTACGGCCTTCTCCTGCCGCCGCCGGTGCTGGCGGCGCCGCGGCTCGGCTGCGTCAACGTCCACGCCTCGCTGCTGCCGCGCTGGCGCGGGGCGGCGCCGATCCAGCGCGCGATCCTCGCCGGCGACGGCGAGACCGGGGTGTGCCTGATGCAGATGGACGAGGGCCTGGACACCGGCCCCGTGCTCGCCCGCGCCGCCACCCCCATCGGCCCCGAGGAGACCGCGGGCGAGCTCCACGACCGCCTCGCCGGCATGGGGGCGCGGCTCCTCGTGGAGGCGCTCCCGGCCCTCGCCCGCGGCGAGCTTGCGCCGGTGCCGCAGGACGAGGCGCAGGCCACCTATGCCGAGAAGCTCGCCAAGGAGGAGGCGGTGCTGGATTTTGCGCGTCCGGCCGAGGAGCTCGCGCGGCGGGTGCGCGCCTTCAACCCCTGGCCCGTGGCGGAGGCGCGGCTCGACGACGGCACGCGGCTGCGGGTGTGGCGGGCGCGGGCGCTGCCGGGGGGCGGCGGCGAGCCGGGGCGGGTCCTCGCCGCCGGGCGCGAGGGCGTCGACGTCGCCACCGGGCGGGGGGTGCTGCGCATCCTCGAGCTGCAGCGTCCCGGTGGGCGGCCGCTGGCGGCGGGCGACTTCGTCAACGCCCTGCCGCTCGCCGGGCGGCGCCTCGGTCCCGCCGCCGGCGCCGCGGTCGGGTGA